The genomic window ATTTGTTGGGTTTCCACCTTCTGAATGCGTTTCACAAGGCAGGCATTTTCCATCAGAAAGTGCCTCATCTGAACAAAAGCATCCATGATAGTGACACTTGTTTTAATGGCAGTTTCGGAATTAAGTACTGCCGAAAACATAGCAGCACCTTGTTCTGTGTAGACAAAGGGTAGGTATTTTCTGTGCTTTCCTCTGCCGGTTTTTAAGGCGCCATTTTGGAACCTTAAAGATTTATTCGGGTCTATGGCGCCATTCGGGAACCTTAAATCAACATCCATTGAGGCGCCAATTTGGAACCTCAAACTGTCCAATTCCTCTTTGCTTAACTGAAACATAAATGCGTCAGGAAAACGCTCAGGGTTGCGTTTTACAGCCCGGTTCAGGTATTTGGTTTCTATGCCATATAAATCTGCCAGATGTTCATCCAGCATCACCTGCTTATTGCGAATTGTAAAAATACGGTTGATGATGTGCTGGTGATATTTTTGAATTGACCTTTCGTTCATATCCCTAACTTTTCAAAAATGGTTTTTGTTAAGCGCACCTCCCAGTTCACTGGTTATTATTCAAACTTCCGTTGTGTTCTTCAATTTGCCTACTTGCCTACTTCGTAAAATAAGTAACCGTCTTTACCTTCTCCCAGGCGCCACGGGTGAAATCGGGAACCTGCACCGGCATACCGTTGTTACTTACCGAAGTCCTTGAAAGTTCAATAACGGCCGACCATTCGGCGGCATCATACACATCCTGGTCGAGCGGCAATCCGTTTCTCAGGCAATAGATCAACCGGTAATCCATAATAAAATCCATACCCCCGTGCCCGCCAACCTCTTTGGCTTTCTGACCGACTTCGGTTACTATCGGGTGTTCATATTTTGCCAGCAGAGCGTTCATCTCCTCTTCCGGTAAAAATGCGTGTCCGTTGGGCTCCAGTGCGATTCCCCTTCGCGGCCATTTCTGGGCAAAGCCTTTTGTGCCGCTCACCATGTGGATTCTGCTATAAGGGCGCGGACTGGTCACGTCGTGCTGGATCATCATGGTTTTTCCCTTGTTGGTCTTGATGATCATAGTGTTCATATCCCCTTTTTTGTACTCCCTTTTGGCATAGTCTGATGTGTCGCCGAATTGCTCACGGGCGTATGCTGTCATGCCAAATTGATTGGTTGAGACCGACACGAGGAAATCCATTTTGTCGCCGCGGTGAATATTCAGAATGTGAGCCACGGGGCCGAGTCCGTGGGTTGGGTAAAGATTTCCGTCGTATTTTTCATTGTGCTTCAGCCTCCACATGTTCCAATAGCCTGTGCTATCGTCAAAATTGAGCCAACGTAAGTCGTGAATGTAGGCCCCTTCAACATGAACAATTTCTCCAAACAAGCCCTGCTGAGCCATATTGAGCGTGGCCATTTCGAAGAAATCGTAATTACAGTTTTCGAGCATCATGCAATGCCGGCGTGTTTTTTCGGCAGTATTGACCAACTGCCAGCACTCGTCAATGGTAAGTGCAGCGGGCACTTCAACAGCAACATGCTTTCCGTGTTCCATCGCATATACTGCAATGGGAGTGTGCAAATCCCAATGCGTGCAAACGTAAACCAGATCCACATCTTCCCGTTCGCAAATCAATTTCCAGTCCTCTTCCCCTGTATACCCTGCTGCTGCTGGCTTCCCCTTTTCGGTCAGCAGTTGTTGCGCGTATTCCACATTCTCCGGAACGACATCACATAAAACGGTTATGGTTGTACCTTCGATAAACGAAAGCCTGCGGACAGCATCTGATCCCCTCATTCCCAATCCGATGATGGCTACTCTGACGGTGTCCAATGGTTCGCACCGCAGTTCGATCACATCAGTCTGGCCTGGTGCGCGTTCGGGAACAGCAAACATTGCTTTTGGCTCAAATGACTTTTCTTCCGGTTTAGTCGGGCAGTCACACCCTGAAAGGACAATCCCTCCAAACAACATGACCATGAAAGAGAGGAGGACACAATTTTTTTT from Bacteroidales bacterium includes these protein-coding regions:
- a CDS encoding ORF6N domain-containing protein; this translates as MNERSIQKYHQHIINRIFTIRNKQVMLDEHLADLYGIETKYLNRAVKRNPERFPDAFMFQLSKEELDSLRFQIGASMDVDLRFPNGAIDPNKSLRFQNGALKTGRGKHRKYLPFVYTEQGAAMFSAVLNSETAIKTSVTIMDAFVQMRHFLMENACLVKRIQKVETQQIETGASLKDLGKKWFAFSKMEKDSLVIFKRLGV
- a CDS encoding Gfo/Idh/MocA family oxidoreductase codes for the protein MKKNCVLLSFMVMLFGGIVLSGCDCPTKPEEKSFEPKAMFAVPERAPGQTDVIELRCEPLDTVRVAIIGLGMRGSDAVRRLSFIEGTTITVLCDVVPENVEYAQQLLTEKGKPAAAGYTGEEDWKLICEREDVDLVYVCTHWDLHTPIAVYAMEHGKHVAVEVPAALTIDECWQLVNTAEKTRRHCMMLENCNYDFFEMATLNMAQQGLFGEIVHVEGAYIHDLRWLNFDDSTGYWNMWRLKHNEKYDGNLYPTHGLGPVAHILNIHRGDKMDFLVSVSTNQFGMTAYAREQFGDTSDYAKREYKKGDMNTMIIKTNKGKTMMIQHDVTSPRPYSRIHMVSGTKGFAQKWPRRGIALEPNGHAFLPEEEMNALLAKYEHPIVTEVGQKAKEVGGHGGMDFIMDYRLIYCLRNGLPLDQDVYDAAEWSAVIELSRTSVSNNGMPVQVPDFTRGAWEKVKTVTYFTK